A genomic region of Clostridia bacterium contains the following coding sequences:
- the hslV gene encoding ATP-dependent protease subunit HslV, translated as MVHATTIIGVLKDGQVALAGDGQVTFGNNIIMKHHARKVRKLYQGRVLAGFAGAVADAFTLFDKFEAKLEAYHGNLYRAAVELGKEWRSDRVLRRLEALLLVADREKMLIISGSGEIIEPDDAVAAIGSGGGFALAAGKALLHHTDMTAGEIAQEALKIASSICVFTNDHITVETL; from the coding sequence CTGGTGCATGCCACTACCATTATCGGCGTGCTGAAAGACGGGCAAGTAGCCCTGGCCGGTGACGGGCAAGTCACCTTCGGCAATAATATTATCATGAAGCATCATGCCCGCAAAGTGAGAAAGCTTTATCAAGGCAGAGTACTGGCAGGGTTTGCCGGCGCCGTGGCCGATGCTTTTACCTTGTTTGATAAATTCGAGGCTAAACTTGAGGCTTACCATGGCAATTTATATAGAGCCGCCGTTGAATTAGGCAAAGAATGGCGCTCCGACCGGGTGTTGCGGCGGCTGGAAGCTTTGCTTTTGGTGGCTGACCGGGAAAAAATGCTGATTATTTCAGGTAGTGGTGAAATCATCGAGCCCGATGATGCGGTGGCGGCCATTGGGTCAGGCGGTGGATTTGCCCTGGCAGCGGGAAAAGCCTTGCTTCATCACACTGATATGACTGCCGGGGAAATCGCTCAAGAGGCTTTAAAGATAGCGTCCTCGATCTGTGTTTTTACCAATGATCATATTACGGTAGAAACTCTGTGA